In Kitasatospora sp. NBC_00240, the following are encoded in one genomic region:
- a CDS encoding family 2B encapsulin nanocompartment shell protein, with amino-acid sequence MSTETNVGIPAQGGQAQTRQQQSLGTAGAKNLATTTKSAPQMQGISSRWLLKMLPWVQVAGGTYRVNRRLTYAVGRGRVSFVKTGADVRLVPPSLRELPVLRGFEDEGLLTELAARFVQRDFSSGEVLVEAGRPVEEVFLIAHGKVNKVGRGKYGDETVVGFLADGDHLGDEALLQADATWEYTVKAATAGTVLALPWPAFQELADRSEALRGQILTYLAGSQAAQNRHGEAEIELSAGHEGEYELPGTFVDYELAPREYELSVAQTVLQVHSRVADLYNQPMNQIEQQLKLTIEALREAQEHELINNREFGLLHNADYDQRIQTHSGPPTPDDMDELLSRRRGTKFFLAHPKAIAAFGRECSRRGLYPDALDVQGHHVPAWRGVPIFPSNKIPILDGHTSSILALRTGEDNQGVVGLHQTGIPDEYQPSLSVRFMGINEKAIISYLVSAYYSAAILVPDAIGVLENVDVARPRD; translated from the coding sequence ATGTCGACCGAAACCAACGTCGGTATTCCTGCGCAGGGTGGGCAGGCGCAAACCCGGCAGCAGCAGAGCCTTGGCACGGCGGGCGCGAAGAACCTCGCGACCACCACCAAGTCCGCGCCGCAGATGCAGGGCATCAGCTCCCGCTGGCTGCTGAAGATGCTCCCCTGGGTGCAGGTGGCCGGTGGTACGTACCGCGTCAACCGGCGCCTCACGTACGCGGTCGGACGCGGCCGGGTGAGTTTCGTCAAGACGGGGGCGGACGTCCGCCTGGTGCCGCCCTCGCTGCGCGAGCTGCCGGTGCTGCGCGGTTTCGAGGACGAGGGCCTGCTGACGGAGCTGGCGGCCCGCTTCGTCCAGCGCGACTTCTCCTCGGGCGAGGTGCTGGTCGAGGCCGGGCGCCCGGTCGAAGAGGTCTTCCTGATCGCCCACGGCAAGGTCAACAAGGTCGGCCGGGGCAAGTACGGCGACGAGACGGTGGTCGGCTTCCTCGCGGACGGCGACCACCTCGGCGACGAGGCCCTGCTGCAGGCCGACGCCACCTGGGAGTACACCGTCAAGGCCGCCACCGCGGGCACGGTGCTCGCGTTGCCCTGGCCCGCCTTCCAGGAGCTGGCGGACCGCTCGGAGGCCCTGCGCGGGCAGATCCTGACCTACCTGGCGGGCTCCCAGGCCGCGCAGAATCGTCACGGCGAGGCGGAGATCGAGCTGTCCGCCGGCCACGAGGGCGAGTACGAGCTGCCCGGCACCTTCGTGGACTACGAGCTCGCGCCGCGCGAGTACGAGCTGAGCGTCGCCCAGACGGTGCTCCAGGTGCACAGCCGGGTCGCGGACCTCTACAACCAGCCGATGAACCAGATCGAGCAGCAGTTGAAGCTGACGATCGAGGCCCTGCGCGAGGCGCAGGAGCACGAGTTGATCAACAACCGCGAGTTCGGCCTGCTGCACAACGCCGACTACGACCAGCGCATCCAGACCCACTCCGGCCCGCCCACCCCCGACGACATGGACGAGTTGCTCAGCCGGCGTCGGGGCACCAAGTTCTTCCTCGCCCACCCGAAGGCGATCGCCGCATTCGGCCGGGAGTGCAGCCGGCGCGGCCTCTATCCGGACGCGCTGGACGTGCAGGGGCACCATGTCCCGGCCTGGCGGGGGGTGCCGATCTTCCCGTCCAACAAGATTCCGATCCTGGACGGGCACACGAGTTCGATTCTCGCGCTGCGTACCGGCGAGGACAACCAGGGCGTCGTCGGCCTGCACCAGACCGGCATTCCGGACGAGTACCAGCCCAGTCTCTCGGTCCGCTTCATGGGGATCAACGAGAAGGCGATCATCTCCTACCTGGTGAGCGCCTACTATTCCGCCGCCATTCTGGTGCCCGACGCGATCGGCGTGCTGGAGAACGTCGACGTCGCCCGCCCCAGGGACTGA